A part of Neovison vison isolate M4711 chromosome 8, ASM_NN_V1, whole genome shotgun sequence genomic DNA contains:
- the SLC2A4RG gene encoding SLC2A4 regulator, with product MAAAALTSLSSPLLLGAPEPGPEPWKEALGRPRHSCSSGDWGWDLASDPSSPSSPSPPLPSEAAHFLFGEPAPRKRKSSVQVLFRCLWKRCGKVLSTASGMQRHIRLVHLGRQAEPEHSDGEEDFYYTEMDVLADGLSGLSPTPPTASAPPAFPRLDLPEPPTLSNLLRPLALPPVPVLSSGAPPELCRGDDSYQGCLAPIRLEPQPAPVRTCVPALPSKLGASPRKPRGDAKKCRKVYGLEQRDLWCTACRWKKACQRFLD from the exons ATGGCTGCGGCTGCCCTCACAAGTCTGTCCAGCCCCCTCCTGCTGGGGGCCCCAG AGCCTGGCCCGGAGCCCTGGAAGGAGGCCCTGGGGCGGCCCCGGCACAGCTGCAGCAGCGGAGACTGGGGCTGGGACCTGGCCAGTGACCCGTCCTCCCCATCTAGCCCCTCGCCCCCGCTGCCGTCTGAGGCAGCCCATTTCCTGTTTGGGGAACCTGCCCCAAGGAAGAGGAAG AGCTCAGTGCAGGTCCTGTTCCGGTGTCTGTGGAAGCGGTGTGGGAAGGTGCTGAGCACGGCCTCCGGGATGCAGAGACACATCCGCCTGGTGCACCTGGG GCGGCAGGCGGAGCCGGAGCACAGCGACGGGGAGGAGGACTTCTACTACACAGAGATGGACGTGCTGGCCGACGGGCTGTCCGGCctgtcccccacaccccccacggCCTCCGCACCGCCCGCCTTCCCCCGCCTGGACCTGCCGGAGCCCCCGACCCTGTCCAACCTGCTGCGCCCGCTGGCCCTGCCCCCGGTGCCCGTGCTGAGCTCTGGGGCACCCCCTGAGCTGTGCCGCGGTGACGACTCCTACCAG GGCTGCCTGGCCCCCATCCGCCTGGAGCCACAGCCCGCCCCTGTCAGGACCTGTGTGCCAGCCCTGCCCTCCAAGCTTGGTGCCAGCCCAAG GAAGCCGCGTGGTGACGCCAAGAAGTGCCGGAAGGTCTACGGCCTGGAGCAGCGGGACCTGTGGTGCACGGCCTGCCGCTGGAAGAAGGCGTGCCAGCGCTTCCTGGACTGA
- the LIME1 gene encoding lck-interacting transmembrane adapter 1 isoform X2: MGPQVPSAPPALWVLGCLVLFLWLWTLCATCHRKPVQRQQAGPRSDVMPAEASLLRRQHLCNLSESDTRLHQLHPGPRGCRGPRPASMDILRPQWLDVSRSTSRPLAAFSQWELPRAMPAATSPSICPEATYSNVGLAAIPRASLAASPVVWAGARLTTSYVRPGPEARLEMAEYACIQKLKETEEGTQSLGQGKAELTPAAQVDILYSRVKKPKKRDPGPAPDQLDPKGRGVIPPLESDQSYETLPLRGLGKDDGLLENVYESIQEMGTLPQST, from the exons ATGGGGCCACAGgtgccctcagcccctcctgctctctgggtCCTTGGGTGCCTTGTCCTGTTCCTCTGGCTGTGGACACTGTGTGCCACCTGTCACAG GAAGCCGGTGCAGAGGCAGCAGGCCGGCCCCCGGAGCGATGTGATGCCAGCAGAAGCG TCCCTGCTGAGACGACAACACCTCTGCAACCTCAGTGAGTCGGACACCAGACTGCACCAGCTGCACCCGGGCCCCAGAGGCTGCCGAG GCCCACGGCCTGCCAGCATGGATATCTTGCGCCCACAGTGGCTGGATGTGTCTAGAAGCACCAGCAGACCTTTGGCAGCCTTCTCACAATGGGAACTGCCCCGGGCAATGCCGGCTGCCACCTCACCCTCCATCTGCCCCGAGGCCACCTATTCCAATGTGGGGCTGGCAGCAATCCCCAGGGCCAGCCTGGCAGCCAGCCCCGTGGTATGGGCAGGGGCACGGCTGACAACCAGCTATGTGAGGCCTGGGCCTGAGGCCAGACTGGAGATGGCTGAGTATGCTTGTATCCAGAAGctcaaggaaacagaagaaggCACCCAAagcctggggcaggggaaggcagaGCTGACCCCAGCTGCCCAG GTTGACATTCTGTACTCCAGAGTCAAGAAGCCTAAGAAGAGGGACCCAGGACCTGCCCCAGACCAGCTGGACCCCAAAGGGAGGGGAGTAATTCCACCTCTGGAAAGTGACCAGTCCTATGAGACCCTCCCACTCAGGGGCCTGGGCAAGGATGATGGCCTCCTTGAAAATGTGTATGAGAGTATCCAGGAGATGGGGACCCTCCCACAGAGCACCTGA
- the LIME1 gene encoding lck-interacting transmembrane adapter 1 isoform X1, which yields MGPQVPSAPPALWVLGCLVLFLWLWTLCATCHRKPVQRQQAGPRSDVMPAEAVSVRLSLGPGRGHHRTKTNLPCPQSLLRRQHLCNLSESDTRLHQLHPGPRGCRGPRPASMDILRPQWLDVSRSTSRPLAAFSQWELPRAMPAATSPSICPEATYSNVGLAAIPRASLAASPVVWAGARLTTSYVRPGPEARLEMAEYACIQKLKETEEGTQSLGQGKAELTPAAQVDILYSRVKKPKKRDPGPAPDQLDPKGRGVIPPLESDQSYETLPLRGLGKDDGLLENVYESIQEMGTLPQST from the exons ATGGGGCCACAGgtgccctcagcccctcctgctctctgggtCCTTGGGTGCCTTGTCCTGTTCCTCTGGCTGTGGACACTGTGTGCCACCTGTCACAG GAAGCCGGTGCAGAGGCAGCAGGCCGGCCCCCGGAGCGATGTGATGCCAGCAGAAGCGGTGAGTGTCAGGCTGTCcctggggccggggcggggccacCACAGGACCAAAACCAACCTTCCTTGCCCCCAGTCCCTGCTGAGACGACAACACCTCTGCAACCTCAGTGAGTCGGACACCAGACTGCACCAGCTGCACCCGGGCCCCAGAGGCTGCCGAG GCCCACGGCCTGCCAGCATGGATATCTTGCGCCCACAGTGGCTGGATGTGTCTAGAAGCACCAGCAGACCTTTGGCAGCCTTCTCACAATGGGAACTGCCCCGGGCAATGCCGGCTGCCACCTCACCCTCCATCTGCCCCGAGGCCACCTATTCCAATGTGGGGCTGGCAGCAATCCCCAGGGCCAGCCTGGCAGCCAGCCCCGTGGTATGGGCAGGGGCACGGCTGACAACCAGCTATGTGAGGCCTGGGCCTGAGGCCAGACTGGAGATGGCTGAGTATGCTTGTATCCAGAAGctcaaggaaacagaagaaggCACCCAAagcctggggcaggggaaggcagaGCTGACCCCAGCTGCCCAG GTTGACATTCTGTACTCCAGAGTCAAGAAGCCTAAGAAGAGGGACCCAGGACCTGCCCCAGACCAGCTGGACCCCAAAGGGAGGGGAGTAATTCCACCTCTGGAAAGTGACCAGTCCTATGAGACCCTCCCACTCAGGGGCCTGGGCAAGGATGATGGCCTCCTTGAAAATGTGTATGAGAGTATCCAGGAGATGGGGACCCTCCCACAGAGCACCTGA
- the ZGPAT gene encoding zinc finger CCCH-type with G patch domain-containing protein, with product MDEESLQSALRTYDGQLRQVELALGAGLDAAELADLRRLQGDLKELIELTEASLVSVRKSKLLAALDGPRAAPDEAEDLAFRTAVAEGVAGPAEPETGPERGAQPAAGGREREREQEQEQEQDGAEDDDEGEWSGRKVNAPFYSPWGTLEYHNAMIVGAEAAGDGPAAVRVLYLYPTHKSLKPCPFFLEGKCRFQEQCRFSHGQVVSVDELRPFQDPDLSSLQAGSACLAKQQDGLWYPARITDVDNGYYTVKFDSLLLKEAVVEGDSILPPLRTDPTGSSDSDSGDADDPSYARVVEPGAADHGACSSAFGGWEVHTRGIGSRLLAKMGYEFGKGLGRHAEGRVEPIHAVVLPRGKSLDQCIETLHKRTRSGRAGTPRPPKCQERGGARPPPRSVFDFLNETLQCRAPGALEAGAAPPGRRSGKEMYRAGESAKRALSLRLFQTERKIKQTQQDIQGIQKALARNTGRHSVTAAQLQERLAGAQRELGQLRAQEAGLQREQRKADTHKKMTEF from the exons ATGGACGAGGAGAGCCTGCAGAGCGCGCTGCGCACCTACGACGGCCAGCTGCGGCAGGTGGAGCTGGCGCTGGGGGCCGGCCTGGACGCCGCCGAGCTGGCCGACCTGCGCCGGCTGCAGGGGGACCTGAAGGAGCTCATCGAGCTCACCGAGGCCAGCCTGGTGTCCGTGCGGAAGAGCAAGCTGCTGGCCGCCCTGGACGGACCGCGCGCGGCCCCGGACGAGGCCGAGGACCTGGCCTTCCGGACGGCCGTGGCGGAGGGCGTGGCGGGGCCTGCGGAGCCGGAGACCGGTCCCGAGCGGGGGGCGCAGCCGGCGGCCGGCgggcgggagcgggagcgggagcaggagcaggagcaggagcaggacgGGGCCGAGGACGACGACGAGGGCGAGTGGAGCGGGAGGAAGGTGAACGCCCCCTTCTACAGCCCCTGGGGCACGCTGGAGTATCACAACGCCATGATCGTGGGCGCGGAGGCGGCGGGCGACGGCCCCGCGGCGGTCCGCGTGCTCTACCTCTACCCCACGCACAAGTCGCTGAAGCCCTGCCCCTTCTTCCTGGAGGGAAAGTGCCGCTTCCAGGAGCAGTGCAG GTTCTCCCACGGGCAGGTGGTCTCTGTGGATGAGCTGCGCCCCTTCCAGGACCCTGACTTGAGCTCCCTGCAGGCCGGCTCTGCGTGTCTGGCCAAGCAGCAGGATGGCCTCTGGTACCCGGCTCGGATAACCG ATGTGGATAACGGCTACTACACAGTTAAGTTTGACTCCCTGCTGCTGAAGGAGGCCGTGGTGGAGGGAGACAGCATCCTGCCCCCACTGCGCACGGATCCCACAGGGTCCTCGGACTCGGACAGTGGCGACGCGGACGACCCCAGCTATGCCAGAG TGGTGGAACCCGGTGCTGCTGACCACGGGGCCTGCAGCTCTGCTTTCGGCGGCTGGGAGGTTCACACGCGGGGCATTGGCTCCAGACTTCTTGCCAAGATGGGCTACGAGTTTGGCAAGG GTCTGGGCCGACACGCAGAGGGCCGGGTGGAGCCCATCCATGCCGTGGTGCTCCCTCGAGGGAAGTCGCTGGACCAGTGCATAGAGACCCTGCACAAGAGGACCAGGAGCGGCAGGGCCGGCACCCCGAGGCCCCCGAAATGCCAGGAGAGGGGGGGCGCACGCCCTCCCCCTCGCAGTGTGTTTGACTTTCTGAACGAGACGCTGCAGTGCCGGGCCCCTGGGGCCCTGGAGGCCGGGGCGGCGCCCCCTGGGAGGAGGAGCGGTAAGGAGATGTACCGTGCCGGCGAGAGTGCCAAGCGCGCCCTGAGCCTGCGGCTCTTCCAGACTGAGAGGAAGATCAAGCAGACCCAGCAGGACATCCAGGGCATCCAGAAGGCCCTTGCCCGAAACACCGGCCG GCACAGTGTGACGGCAGCCCAGCTGCAGGAGAGGCTGGCAGGAGCCCAGCGGGAGCTGGGGCAGCTCCGGGCCCAGGAGGCAGGCCTGCAGCGCGAGCAGAGGAAAGCAGACACCCACAAGAAGATGACTGAGTTCTAG